The Gloeocapsa sp. PCC 73106 DNA window CCAATGCGAGCCCCTATGTAAAAGATGGTATCAATAATTACATTGTCCATCAGCAACAAGATGCTGTTAATCCAGAAAAAATAGGCACCAAAGTCGCACCCCACTACAACCTTACCATTGACTCCCAAGAAACCAAAGTAATTAAACTGCGCCTTACTAAAAAGCCACCAGAGCAGCTGAAGGATCCCTTGGGTGCTGATTTCGAGCAAACCTTGACCACTCGCATCCAAGAAGCTGATGAATTCTATGCAACGGTAATTCCGCCATCGGTTTTGGCAGATAGCGATCGCAGTAATGTCATGCGTCAAGCCCTAGCCGGAACCATGTGGACCAAACAATACTTCTACTACGATTTGGATGTCTGGCTGCGCGATCGCTCAGTCACCCCTTGGACCAACCGGGATGAGCGGATGCGCCTCCGTAATAATGATTGGTTCCACATGCGTAACGACGATATCATCTCCATGCCCGATAAATGGGAATATCCTTGGTACGCAGCTTGGGATCTGGCATTTCACGTTATTCCTATCAGCCTCATCGATCCCGATTTTGCCAAGGATCAACTTTTGCTAATGTTGTCAGAAGATTACATACATCCGAACGGTCAAATACCAGCCTACGAATGGAACTTTGGGGATGTAAATCCACCCGTTCATGCTTGGGCGACGTGGGAAATTTACACGCGCGATCGCAGCACTAGAGATGGGGTAGGAGATATCGACTTTCTTAAATATGCCTTTTCCAAATTGGTGATCAACTTCACTTGGTGGGTCAACCGTAAGGACAAAAACGGCAATAACCTTTTTCAAGGGGGCTTTTTAGGACTAGATAACATTAGCATCTTCGATCGCAGTGCCGATTTACCCACAGGCGGACATATCGAACAAGCAGATGGTAATGCTTGGATGGTGTTCTTCAGCCAGCGAATGTTTCAGATCGCTGTTGAACTGGCACTCCACGATCCTCTCTACGAAGATTTCACCATCAAATTCTTTAACCATACGATCTGGATAGCCGCAGCTATGAATCGCCTGGGCGAACACCACGATGAAATGTGGGACGAAGAAGACGGCTTTTTCTACGATGTTTTGCGTTTGCCCGACGGTGATTCTACTCGTCTTAAAGTGCGATCGCTCGTGGGTTTATTATCCCTGATGGCTGTTACTGTATTTCCCGGCGAAGCCCTCGAAAAGTTGCCCCGCCTCAAAACAGAAATCCAAGAATTAAAAATACGGCATCCAGAACTGCTACACAATATCCATCTCACGACAAAACCGGGCATTAACAACCGATACAAGCTCTCTATCTTGAACGAAGACAAACTGCGCCGCGTTCTTTCCCGTATGCTCGATGAGTCGGAATTTCTCAGCGATTACGGCATTCGTTCCCTATCCCGCTATCATCTAGAGCATCCCTACTATTACGAACATGCAGGAGAAAGCTTCAAGGTGGGCTATGTTCCGGGTGACTCTACTTCTGGAATGTTTGGGGGCAATTCTAACTGGCGAGGCCCCATGTGGATACCTGTTAACTTACTCCTAATCCGCGCCTTGCTGCAATACTACACCTACTATGGGGATTCTTTTACGGTCGAATACCCCACGCGATCGGGTCAGTATCTATCCCTCTATGATGTCGCTGAGTGCATTAGCGAACGGATTGTTAGCATTTTCCTGAAAGATTCATCGGGTCGCCGTCCCCTCTATGGTGGTGCAGAAAAGTTCCAGAGTGATCCACACTGGCGCGATCTGATTTTATTCTATGAATATTTCAACGGAGACGATGGATCTGGGATTGGCGCCGCCCACCAAACGGGTTGGACAGCCTGTGTCGCCCGCTTGATACAGTCTTTGGGATTTTTTACCAAAGAAATGCTACTCAATACCCCAACCCCCGGAGAACTGGCAAGGTATGGCTTTAATGATGTGAAGTCCTAATCTTTAGATATGGTGGGGTTTTAGGTTTTAGGTGAGTGACTTATCTTGCTACTTCC harbors:
- a CDS encoding mannosyl-oligosaccharide glucosidase, encoding MTAESQRLEQNRTGEIDWYKWGPYLSERQWGTVREDYSSDGNAWKYFPHDHGRSRTYRWGEDGLGGITDNHNLVCFALALWNGKDPILKERLFGLTNPEGNHGEDVKEYYFYLDSTPTHSYMKYLYKYPQAEFPYEDLLVTNGHRNRYEPEYELLDTGIFDDDRYFDVFVEYAKVDEEDIAIKISIANRGPEAATLDLLPTLWFRNTWSWTDSGSKSVMTKVEGTGNNVIHAQVTDSLLQEYIKDYYFYCEGLVPLLFTENETNNERIFHTPNASPYVKDGINNYIVHQQQDAVNPEKIGTKVAPHYNLTIDSQETKVIKLRLTKKPPEQLKDPLGADFEQTLTTRIQEADEFYATVIPPSVLADSDRSNVMRQALAGTMWTKQYFYYDLDVWLRDRSVTPWTNRDERMRLRNNDWFHMRNDDIISMPDKWEYPWYAAWDLAFHVIPISLIDPDFAKDQLLLMLSEDYIHPNGQIPAYEWNFGDVNPPVHAWATWEIYTRDRSTRDGVGDIDFLKYAFSKLVINFTWWVNRKDKNGNNLFQGGFLGLDNISIFDRSADLPTGGHIEQADGNAWMVFFSQRMFQIAVELALHDPLYEDFTIKFFNHTIWIAAAMNRLGEHHDEMWDEEDGFFYDVLRLPDGDSTRLKVRSLVGLLSLMAVTVFPGEALEKLPRLKTEIQELKIRHPELLHNIHLTTKPGINNRYKLSILNEDKLRRVLSRMLDESEFLSDYGIRSLSRYHLEHPYYYEHAGESFKVGYVPGDSTSGMFGGNSNWRGPMWIPVNLLLIRALLQYYTYYGDSFTVEYPTRSGQYLSLYDVAECISERIVSIFLKDSSGRRPLYGGAEKFQSDPHWRDLILFYEYFNGDDGSGIGAAHQTGWTACVARLIQSLGFFTKEMLLNTPTPGELARYGFNDVKS